A genomic region of Ornithorhynchus anatinus isolate Pmale09 chromosome 7, mOrnAna1.pri.v4, whole genome shotgun sequence contains the following coding sequences:
- the TMEM167B gene encoding protein kish-B — MTNVYSLDGILVFGLLFVCTCAYFKKVPRLKTWLLSEKKGVWGVFYKAAVIGTRLHAAVAASCVVMAIYVLFIK, encoded by the exons TGTATTCCCTGGATGGTATCCTGGTGTTTGGGCTACTCTTCGTTTGCACCTGCGCCTACTTCAAGAAGGTCCCCCGTCTGAAAACATGGCTGCTGTCAGAGAAGAAGGGAGTCTGGGGCGTGTTTTACAAAG CTGCTGTGATTGGAACCAGGCTGCACGCGGCCGTGGCCGCCTCCTGCGTCGTCATGGCTATCTACGTCCTCTTTATAAAA